Proteins encoded together in one Kitasatospora albolonga window:
- a CDS encoding dihydrodipicolinate synthase family protein has translation MSKQIRGVLPVILMPYADTGELDEEDFLSQADHIFDSGCDGLVVGQMSELLRLTHAERLRVAELCAKSVQGRGISVMSTGAETAEAAVEYSRHAEAAGVDALLVMHPATLPLDDDGMVEYYSRIVESVTIPIIVHHAKSLAKIPLSIDAQARLLRQYGEDRVMFKPEAQPTPPRVSQLRDATDGRARIFEGDGGMMLLDCHRRGLAGTIPATETAEIVGTLWRLLESGDRENAERIGYPLSYLMCHMMNSTDYYLSIAKRFLKERGIVKNTLVRGPSRHVLDEESWSEVDRLYTHLLTLSKELSR, from the coding sequence ATGAGCAAGCAGATCCGGGGAGTCCTCCCGGTCATCCTGATGCCCTACGCGGACACCGGGGAACTCGACGAGGAGGACTTCCTCTCCCAGGCCGACCACATCTTCGACTCGGGCTGCGACGGCCTGGTCGTCGGCCAGATGTCCGAACTCCTGCGGCTGACCCACGCCGAACGGCTGCGCGTGGCCGAGCTGTGCGCCAAATCCGTCCAGGGGCGCGGGATCTCGGTGATGAGCACCGGGGCCGAGACCGCCGAGGCGGCCGTCGAGTACTCCCGGCACGCCGAAGCGGCGGGGGTGGACGCCCTGCTGGTCATGCACCCGGCGACCCTGCCCCTGGACGACGACGGGATGGTCGAGTACTACAGCCGGATCGTCGAGTCCGTCACCATCCCCATCATCGTCCACCACGCCAAGAGCCTGGCCAAGATCCCGCTCTCCATCGACGCCCAGGCCCGGCTGCTGCGCCAGTACGGCGAGGACCGGGTGATGTTCAAGCCCGAGGCCCAGCCCACCCCGCCCCGCGTCAGCCAGCTGCGGGACGCCACCGACGGCCGCGCCCGGATCTTCGAGGGCGACGGCGGCATGATGCTGCTCGACTGCCACCGCAGGGGCCTGGCGGGCACCATCCCCGCCACCGAGACCGCCGAGATCGTCGGCACGCTCTGGCGGCTGCTGGAGTCCGGCGACCGGGAGAACGCGGAGCGGATCGGCTACCCGCTCTCGTACCTCATGTGCCACATGATGAACAGCACCGACTACTACCTCTCGATCGCCAAGCGCTTCCTGAAGGAGCGCGGGATCGTCAAGAACACCCTCGTCCGCGGCCCGAGCAGGCATGTGCTGGACGAGGAGTCCTGGTCGGAGGTCGACCGCCTCTACACCCACCTCCTCACCCTCTCCAAGGAGCTCTCCCGATGA